The Rhea pennata isolate bPtePen1 chromosome Z, bPtePen1.pri, whole genome shotgun sequence genome includes a region encoding these proteins:
- the SMC2 gene encoding structural maintenance of chromosomes protein 2 — protein sequence MHIKTIIIEGFKSYAQRTEINGFDPLFNAITGLNGSGKSNILDSICFLLGIANLSQVRAANLQDLVYKSGQAGITKATVSITFDNSDKKQSPLGFEANDEITVSRQVVIGGRNKYLINGVNATNTRVQDLFCSVGLNVNNPHFLIMQGRITKVLNMKPPEILAMIEEAAGTRMYECKKIAAQKTIEKKEAKLKEIQTILEEEITPTLQKLKEERSSYLEYQKITRAIEHLSRLYIAYQFVLAEEMKVRSADSLKEMQANIEKLRQSIAESEKKVRQLNEEIAEMEKKRDKEFGGALRSLEETLSEIQRADTRAQSALDLKKQNLKSEENKRKELLKSMEEDSKALVSKEKEIKKMQEELNALQDASKKDADALAVAQKRFNAVSAGLSSNDDGEEATLAGQMMTCKNEISKAVTEAKQAEMKLKYAQKELKTKQAEVKKMDGGYKKDQEAFEAVRKIKEKLENEMKKLNYEDIKEETLLAKKKELTRDISRLRELYEGLMAKFPNLHFEYKDPEKNWNPNNVKGLVASLIIVKDVSTAKALEVVAGGKLYNVVVDSEVTGKKLLEKGELKRRYTIIPLNRISARCVGQETVKLAKSLVGRDNLHLALSLVEYESELQKAMEYVFGTTLVCDKMDNAKRVTFDKRIMIKSVTLEGDTFDPQGTLSGGACSQAAPILSKLQEMKDVEVELRVKESELETVEKELASLKNVAEKYRQLKQQWEMKSEEAELLQTKLQQSAYHKQEEELNALKKTIEQCEETLRTTKQSQKKAEEKYTVLENKMKNAEAEREKELKDAQQKLDDTKKNADASSKKTKEKQQEVEALVLELEELKREQSSYKQQVEAADEAIKSFEGQVNAMVAEVSKTKESVEKAQKELAKQKEIIAVHDKEIKAKSAETVMYREQNNELQLKVKALEHNISKHEQETAEAAAKVAKMLKEHEWIASEKPLFGQPNTAYDFKTNNPKEAGQKLQKLQEKKEKLGRNVNMRAMNMLSEAEERYNDLMKKKRIVENDKSKILATIEELDQKKNEALYIAWQKVNKDFGSIFSTLLPGAKAMLAAAKCQNVLDGLEFRVALGNMWKENLTELSGGQRSLVALSLILAMLLFKPAPIYILDEVDAALDLSHTQNIGQMLHTHFRHSQFIVVSLKDGMFNNANVLFKTKFVDGVSTVARYDQSQSRNNASAGSKLNKTLSKEKFQGLGNSIR from the exons ATGCACATCAAAACAATTATTATTGAGGGATTTAAGTCCTATGCTCAGAGGACAGAAATCAACGGTTTTGATCCATTATTCAATGCCATTACTGGCTTGAATGGCAGTGGCAAGTCCAACATCTTGGACTCTATCTGTTTCCTACTGGGCATTGCCAACCTATCTCAG GTGCGAGCTGCCAACTTGCAAGATCTAGTTTATAAAAGCGGGCAAGCTGGAATTACGAAAGCAACTGTTTCCATCACCTTTGATAATTCTGACAAGAAACAAAGTCCCCTAGGATTTGAAGCTAACGATGAGATTACTGTCTCTAGGCAG GTTGTCATTGGAGGTAGAAATAAGTATCTTATCAATGGCGTAAATGCTACAAACACTCGTGTGCAGGatctcttctgttctgttggACTCAATGTCAATAATCCTCACTTCCTTATTATGCAG GGACGAATTACAAAAGTTCTAAATATGAAGCCACCAGAG attttagcTATGATTGAAGAAGCAGCTGGGACTAGAATGTACGAATGCAAGAAAATAGCTGCCCAGAAAACCATAGAGAAAAAGGAAGCCAAGCTGAAAGAAATTCAAACG ATCTTAGAGGAGGAGATCACTCCAACTttacagaaactgaaagag GAACGATCATCCTATCTAGAGTACCAAAAAATAACACGAGCAATAGAGCATTTAAGCCGCCTGTATATTGCTTATCAGTTTGTTCTGGCTGAAGAGATGAAGGTACGCTCTGCCGATTCGTTAAAGGAAATGCAGGCTAATATAGAGAAGCTTCGGCAATCAATAGCTGAAAGCGAAAAGAAAGTGAGACAACTTAATGAAGAAATagcagaaatggagaagaaaagagataag GAATTTGGTGGTGCTCTCCGCTCATTAGAAGAGActctttcagaaattcagagagCTGATACCAGAGCACAAAGTGCTCTTGATCTCAAGAAGCAGAActtaaaaagtgaagaaaataaacgCAAAGAATTGTTAAAAAGTATGGAGGAG GATTCTAAAGCATTAGtgtcaaaggagaaagaaataaagaaaatgcaggaaGAACTTAATGCTTTACAGGATGCAAGTAAAAAGGATGCAGATGCTTTAGCTGTAGCCCAAAAACGTTTTAATGCTGTGTCTGCTGGGCTGTCCAGCAATGATGATGGTGAAGAAGCTACCCTTGCTGGACAGATGATGAcatgcaaaaatgaaatcagCAAAGCAGTAACAGAGGCCAAACAG GCTGAAATGAAGTTGAAATATGcacaaaaagaattaaagacaAAGCAAGCTGAAGTTAAAAAGATGGATGGGGGCTACAAGAAAGACCAAGAAGCATTTGAAGctgtaagaaaaattaaagaaaaacttgaaaatgaaatgaagaagctgaactATGAAG ACATAAAAGAAGAAACGCTTTTagcaaaaaagaaggaattgaCTCGTGATATCAGTCGGCTGAGAGAATTATATGAAGGCTTAATGGCCAAGTTTCCCAATCTACATTTTGAGTACAA agatcCAGAAAAAAATTGGAATCCAAACAATGTAAAAGGCCTTGTTGCATCACTTATCATTGTGAAAGACGTATCCACAGCAAAAGCCCTAGAAGTGGTGGCTGGAGGAAAGCTCTATAACGTCGTTGTGGACTCAGAG GTTACTGGTAAAAAACTTCTAGAAAAAGGTGAACTAAAGAGACGATATACTATCATTCCACTAAATAGAATTTCGGCTAGGTGTGTTGGACAAGAAACTGTCAAGCTGGCCAAAAGCTTG GTTGGCAGGGATAACTTGCATTTGGCCCTTTCTCTGGTTGAGTATGAATCTGAACTGCAGAAGGCCATGGAATATGTGTTTGGAACAACACTGGTTTGTGATAAAATGGACAATGCTAAGAGAGTGACCTTTGACAAAAGGATAATGATAAAAAGTGTTACCCTTGAAGGAGATACATTTGACCCCCAGGGCACTCTAAGCGGAG GTGCGTGCTCACAGGCTGCACCAATATTGTCTAAACTTCAAGAAATGAAGGATGTTGAAGTAGAACTCAGAGTGAAGGAATCTGAACTTGAAACTGTGGAAAAAGAGCTGGCAAGCTTGAAGAATGTTGCTGAAAA GTATCGGCAACTGAAGCAGCAGTGGGAGATGAAGTCCGAAGAAGCAGAGCTATTGCAAACCAAGCTTCAGCAAAGTGCTTATCACAAACAAGAAGAAGAACTGAATGCCCTGAAGAAAACCATTG AGCAATGTGAAGAGACGTTAAGGACAACCAAACAGAgtcaaaagaaagcagaagaaaaatacacgGTATtagagaacaaaatgaaaaatgcagaagcagagCGTGAAAAAGAACTAAAAGATGCCCAGCAGAAACTGGATgacacaaagaaaaatgcagatgctTCAAGcaaaaaaactaaagaaaagcagcag GAAGTTGAAGCGTTAGTTCTGGAACTTGAAGAGCTAAAACGAGAACAGTCCTCCTACAAACAACAGGTGGAAGCTGCAGATGAAGCTATCAAATCCTTCGAGGGACAGGTTAATGCTATGGTAGCTGAGGTGTCCAAGACCAAG gagtctGTAGAGAAAGCCCAGAAGGAGCTGGccaagcagaaggaaataattGCTGTACATGATAAAGAGATTAAAGCCAAATCTGCAGAGACAGTAATGTATAGAGAACAAAACAATGAATTGCAGCTTAAGGTTAAAGCATTAGAACACAACATCAGCAAACATGAGCAAGAGACTGCCGAAGCTGCTGCTAAg GTGGCCAAAATGTTGAAAGAACATGAATGGATAGCTTCAGAGAAACCACTTTTTGGTCAGCCAAACACAGCCTATGACTTCAAAACTAACAATCCTAAAGAAGCTGgtcagaagctgcagaaattgcaggagaaaaaagagaaactgggACGAAATGTGAACATGAGAGCTATGAATATGCTTTCTGAGGCAGAAGAGAGG TACAATgacttaatgaagaaaaaaagaattgtagaGAATGACAAGTCTAAAATTCTTGCGACTATTGAAGAGCTTgaccagaagaaaaatgaagctttgtACATCGCTTGGCAAAAG GTGAACAAAGACTTTGGTTCAATTTTCTCAACGCTACTACCAGGAGCCAAAGCTATGCTGGCAGCAGCTAAATGTCAAAATGTGTTAGATGGTCTGGAGTTCAGAGTGGCCTTAGGAAACATGTGGAAGGAAAATTTAACAGAACTTAGTGGAGGTCAAAG ATCATTGGTGGCTTTGTCTTTGATCTTAGCCATGCTTCTCTTCAAACCTGCCCCAATTTATATTCTGGATGAAGTGGATGCAGCTCTTGATCTCTCTCATACCCAGAACATTGGACAGATGCTACACACTCATTTCAGACATTCCCAG tttatCGTGGTATCCTTGAAGGATGGAATGTTTAACAATGCAAACGTCCTCTTCAAAACCAAGTTTGTCGATGGAGTATCCACAGTTGCAAGATACGATCAATCTCAGAGTAGAAATAATGCATCTGCAGGCAGCAAACTCAATAAAACACTGTCAAAAGAGAAGTTTCAAGGACTGGGAAACAGTATCAGATGA